Proteins found in one Sphaeramia orbicularis chromosome 8, fSphaOr1.1, whole genome shotgun sequence genomic segment:
- the dnmt1 gene encoding DNA (cytosine-5)-methyltransferase 1 isoform X1, with protein MPALFLPEDVIRRLRVLDQSGLSDEDHVLEELRLVQDYLRVDTQDQLKSLKEKLTSSEIPREVYISKVKAVLGKELCFDTTLIFDDVKQTVKTNVSPNGSHKNEDNGDVTMDVSPGASKGKGGRKSKANSDSKKSPSSTRVTRNGGKQPTITSMFSKVQKRKSEDSNGEASNQQSELKKEDDEEESQDEKRLKVDSDENTSPEEDNKIEVKTSVSAAKTPPPKCPDCRQYLDDSDLKFFQGDPDNALDEPEMLTDERLSLFDSNEDGFESYEDLPQHKITNFSVYDKRGHLCPFDSGLIEKNVELYFSCVVKPIYDDNPCLDGGVPAKKLGPINAWWITGFDGGEKALIGFTTAFADYILMQPSEEYSPIFALMQEKIYMSKIVVEFLQKNPDATYEDLLNKIETTVPPAGLNFNCFTEDTLLRHAQFVVEQVESYDEAGDSDEQPIIVTPCMRDLIKLAGVTLGKSMLLYWRAARRQAIRHPTKIEKDSKGPTKATTTKLVYQIFDTFFSDQIEQNDKESGGAKRQRCGVCEVCQSPDCGKCTACKDMIKFGGSGKSKQACKQRRCPNLAVKEAEDDENMEEEDIPVEKTKKVSQAKRKKQTPCRITWIGDPVRTEGKKQYYRKVCVNDDVLQVGDCVSVLSEDPSIPQYLARITSLWEDSNGKMFHAHWFLRGIHTVLGESSDPLEVVIVDECEDMLLNYVQGLVKITYKAPSDNWFMEGGMDVDIKVIEDDGMSFFYQFWYDTDFARFETPPKTNPSQDCKYTFCGSCARTKEREEQAKPHAFEPLESEDNDSKALYALACFKGQQFRVGNSVYLPPETYNFNVKPASPVKRSHRKEDVDEELYPEYYRKSSDYIKGSNLDAPEPFRIGRIKEIFCHRRSNGKPDTSEVKLRLYKFYRPENTHKGVKSSYHTDINQLYWSDEEVTVNMSEVLGRCQVEYGEDLNESVQEYSGGGPDRFYFLEAYNAKTKSFEDPPNHARSAVHKGKGKGKGKGKGKGKAAAATAAAQETQDSQNEPQPSKVPKYRTLDVFSGCGGLSEGFHQAGIAETLWAIEMWEPAAQAFRLNNPGTTVFTEDCNVLLKLVMSGEKTNSLGQKLPQKGDVEMLCGGPPCQGFSGMNRFNSRTYSKFKNSLVVSYLSYCDYYRPKFFLLENVRNFVSFKSSMVLKLTLRCLVRMGYQCTFGVLQAGQYGVAQTRRRAIILAAAPGEKLPRYPEPLHVFAPRACSLSVVVDEKKYVSNVTRGNGGIYRTITVRDTMSDLPEIRNGAAALEISYNGEPQSWFQRQIRGTQYQPILRDHICKDMSALVEGRMRHIPLAPGSDWRDLPNIEVRLKDGTMTKKLRYTHPDKKNGRSSTGALRGVCTCAGGTPCDPADRQFNTLIPWCLPHTGNRHNHWAGLYGRLEWDGFFSTTVTNPEPMGKQGRVLHPEQHRVVSVRECARSQGFPDTYRFFGNILDKHRQVGNAVPPPLARAIGMEIKHCVLERMKEEQAAENVKQEKMDFFHFIQFY; from the exons ATGCCAGCCCTCTTTCTGCCAGAGGATGTCATTAGAAG GCTGCGGGTGCTGGACCAGAGTGGATTGTCAGACGAG GATCATGTTTTAGAAGAGCTCAGGTTGGTGCAGGACTATCTACGTGTTGATACTCAGGATCAGCTGAAGAGCCTGAAGGAAAAGCTGACAAGTTCGGAAATCCCAAGA GAGGTCTACATCTCTAAAGTGAAGGCCGTCCTGGGAAAGGAGCTATGTTTTGACACTACCTTAATTTTTGATGATGTGAAGCAGACTGTAAAGACAAATGTATCCCCAAACGGGTCTcacaaaaatgaagacaatgGAGATGTTACCATGGATGTATCACCAGGTGCTTCCAAAGGGAAGGGTGGACGTAAGAGCAAGGCAAACTCTGACTCCAAAA AATCACCATCTAGTACCAGGGTTACAAGAAATGGTGGAAAACAGCCAACCATCACGTCAATGTTTTCTAAAGT tcAAAAGCGCAAGTCTGAGGACTCAAACGGAGAAGCCAGCAATCAACAAAGTGAACTTAAGAAagaagatgatgaggaggag TCACAGGATGAAAAGCGTCTCAAAGTGGATTCAGATGAAAA TACTTCTCCAGAAGAAGACAATAAGATTGAGGTTAAAACATCAGTTTCTGCTGCAAAG ACACCACCACCTAAATGTCCGGACTGCAGACAATACTTGGATGACTCGGATTTGAAATTCTTCCAGGGGGATCCTGATAATGCT CTGGATGAACCAGAAATGTTGACAGATGAGCGTCTTTCCCTTTTTGACTCAAATGAGGATGGATTTGAGAGCTACGAGGATTTGCCACAGCACAAGATCACAAACTTCag tgtgtatGACAAGCGTGGCCATCTTTGTCCATTTGACTCTGGGCTGATTGAGAAAAATGTAGAGCTCTACTTCAGCTGTGTTGTAAAACCTATCTATGATGATAATCCTTGCTTGGATG GCGGTGTTCCTGCCAAAAAGCTTGGACCCATTAACGCCTGGTGGATCACTGGATTTGATGGTGGCGAAAAAGCACTTATTGGTTTCACAACAG CTTTTGCTGATTATATTCTGATGCAGCCCAGTGAAGAGTACAGCCCCATTTTTGCCCTGATGCAGGAGAAGATTTACATGAGCAAGATAGTAgtagaattcctccagaagaatCCTGATGCAACTTATGAGGACCTTCTCAACAAAATTGAg ACAACTGTGCCTCCTGCAGGGCTCAACTTCAATTGCTTCACAGAAGACACACTGCTGCGCCATGCCCAGTTCGTGGTGGAGCAGGTGGAGAGCTACGATGAGGCCGGTGATTCTGATGAGCAGCCCATCATTGTTACTCCTTGCATGAGAGACCTCATCAAACTTGCAGGAGTCACTCTAGGGAAAAG CATGCTGCTGTACTG GAGAGCTGCTCGAAGACAAGCCATTCGTCACCCAACAAAGATAGAGAAGGACAGTAAGGGGCCAACTAAAGCAACCACTACCAAGCTCGTCTACCAGATCTTTGATACCTTCTTCTCTGACCAAATAGAGCAGAATGATAAAGAGAGTGGTGGAGCCAAGCGACAACGTTGTGGTGTCTGTGAG GTATGTCAATCTCCTGACTGTGGAAAGTGTACAGCATGTAAGGACATGATCAAATTTGGAGGAAGTGGCAAGAGCAAGCAGGCATGCAAACAGAGAAG ATGCCCAAATCTTGCTGTAAAGGAGGCTGAAGATGATGAGAACATGGAGGAAGAGGACATTCCAGTGGAGAAGACCAAAAAAGTTTCTCAAGCTAAGAGAAAGAAGCAGACCCCGTGCAGAATCACTTGGATAGGAGACCCTGTTCGG ACTGAGGGGAAGAAGCAGTACTACAGGAAAGTCTGTGTGAATGATGACGTGCTGCAGGTGGGAGACTGTGTCTCCGTTTTATCAGAGGACCCTTCCATTCCTCAGTATCTAGCCAG GATCACATCACTGTGGGAGGATTCTAATGGAAAGATGTTCCATGCCCACTGGTTTCTTCGTGGAATTCACACAGTGCTGGGAGAATCCTCTGATCCACTGGAGGTTGTTATTGTGGATGAGTGTGAAGACATGCTGCTCAACTATGTTCAAGGCTTAGTAAAAATCACATATAAAGCCCCATCTGACAACTGGTTTATGGAG GGTGGAATGGATGTTGACATAAAGGTTATTGAGGATGATGGGATGAGTTTCTTCTATCAGTTCTGGTATGACACTGATTTTGCGCGCTTTGAAACACCTCCCAAGACTAATCCATCACAGGACTGTAAATACAC GTTCTGCGGTAGCTGTGCTCGGACTAAAGAACGAGAGGAACAGGCAAAGCCTCATGCATTTGAACCCTTGGAGAGTGAAGACAATGATTCAAAGGCACTGTATGCTCTAGCTTGCTTTAAGGGGCAACAGTTCAGGGTGGGAAACAGTGTTTACCTTCCTCCTGAGACCTATAATTTCAA TGTAAAGCCAGCAAGTCCAGTGAAGCGCTCCCATAGGAAGGAGGATGTGGATGAGGAGCTGTATCCAGAGTATTACAGGAAGTCATCAGATTACATTAAAGGCTCAAACCTTGACGCTCCAGAACCCTTCCGTATTGGACGCATCAAGGAGATCTTCTGTCACAGGCGTAGTAATGGAAAACCTGACACATCGGAGGTCAAACTGCGACTCTACAAGTTCTACAG GCCTGAAAACACTCACAAAGGTGTCAAAAGCAGTTATCACACTGACATTAATCAGCTGTACTGGAGTGATGAAGAGGTGACCGTCAACATGTCTGAGGTACTAGGCCGCTGTCAGGTGGAATATGGAGAAGACCTGAATGAATCAGTCCAGGAGTATTCTGGTGGTGGACCTGACCGCTTCTATTTTCTGGAG GCCTATAATGCTAAAACAAAAAGCTTTGAAGACCCACCAAATCATGCCCGCTCAGCTGTTCATAAAGGCAAAGGAAAGGGTAAAGGGAAAG GTAAGGGCAAAGGAAAGGCAgcggcagcaacagcagcagcacaggAAACACAGGACAGTCAGAATGAGCCACAACCATCTAAAGTGCCCAAGTATCGCACTCTGGATGTTTTCTCTGGCTGCGGTGGACTTTCTGAAGGCTTCCACCAGGCTG GTATCGCTGAAACTTTGTGGGCTATAGAGATGTGGGAACCTGCAGCACAGGCCTTTAGGCTCAACAACCCGGGCACCACAGTGTTCACTGAGGATTGTAATGTTCTGCTAAAGTTGGTCATGTCTGGAGAGAAGACAAACTCTCTTGGGCAGAAGCTGCCTCAGAAAGGTGATGTGGAGATGCTCTGTGGAGGGCCCCCCTGCCAAGGGTTCAGTGGTATGAACCGTTTCAACTCTCGCACTTATTCAAAGTTCAAGAACTCCCTTGTGGTCTCCTATCTCAG TTACTGTGACTACTACAGACCCAAGTTTTTTCTACTTGAGAATGTGAGGAACTTTGTCTCCTTCAAGAGCTCAATGGTTCTAAAGTTGACTCTACGCTGTCTGGTGCGAATGGGCTACCAGTGTACCTTTGGAGTTCTTCAG GCTGGTCAGTACGGTGTTGCCCAGACTCGTAGAAGGGCAATCATTTTGGCGGCTGCTCCTGGAGAGAAGCTGCCCCGTTATCCTGAGCCTCTGCATGTGTTTGCTCCCAGAGCCTGTTCTCTGAGTGTGGTGGTGGATGAAAAGAAATACGTCAGCAATGTCACACG AGGTAATGGAGGAATCTACAGGACCATAACTGTTAGAGACACAATGTCAGACCTGCCAGAGATCCGCAATGGTGCAGCTGCACTGGAGATCTCCTACAATGGGGAGCCTCAGTCTTGGTTCCAGAGGCAGATCAGAGGCACACAATATCAGCCAATCCTCAGAGATCATATCTGCAAG GATATGAGTGCCTTAGTTGAAGGGCGGATGAGGCACATCCCACTGGCTCCTGGCTCAGACTGGAGGGATCTGCCCAACATTGAGGTTCGACTGAAGGATGGCACTATGACCAAGAAACTCCGTTACACACACCCTGATAAGAAGAATGGTCGCAGCAGCACCGGTGCTCTCCGAGGAGTTTGCACTTGTGCAGGAG GGACGCCATGTGACCCTGCAGACAGGCAGTTTAACACCCTAATCCCCTGGTGTCTGCCCCACACTGGGAATCGCCACAATCACTGGGCTGGACTTTACGGCAGATTGGAATGGGACGGCTTCTTCAGCACAACCGTAACAAATCCTGAACCCATGGGCAAGCAG GGACGTGTCCTGCATCCTGAGCAGCACAGAGTGGTCAGCGTGAGGGAGTGTGCACGTTCTCAGGGATTCCCAGACACCTACCGCTTCTTTGGAAACATCCTGGACAAACATAGACAG GTTGGAAATGCTGTGCCCCCTCCACTTGCCAGAGCCATAGGGATGGAGATTAAGCATTGTGTATTGGAGAGAATGAAGGAAGAACAGGCAGCAG AGAATGTCAAACAAGAAAAGATGGACTTTTTTCACTTCATTCAGTTCTATTAA
- the dnmt1 gene encoding DNA (cytosine-5)-methyltransferase 1 isoform X2, producing MPALCLPKDVSKRLRVLDQSGLSDEDHVLEELRLVQDYLRVDTQDQLKSLKEKLTSSEIPREVYISKVKAVLGKELCFDTTLIFDDVKQTVKTNVSPNGSHKNEDNGDVTMDVSPGASKGKGGRKSKANSDSKKSPSSTRVTRNGGKQPTITSMFSKVQKRKSEDSNGEASNQQSELKKEDDEEESQDEKRLKVDSDENTSPEEDNKIEVKTSVSAAKTPPPKCPDCRQYLDDSDLKFFQGDPDNALDEPEMLTDERLSLFDSNEDGFESYEDLPQHKITNFSVYDKRGHLCPFDSGLIEKNVELYFSCVVKPIYDDNPCLDGGVPAKKLGPINAWWITGFDGGEKALIGFTTAFADYILMQPSEEYSPIFALMQEKIYMSKIVVEFLQKNPDATYEDLLNKIETTVPPAGLNFNCFTEDTLLRHAQFVVEQVESYDEAGDSDEQPIIVTPCMRDLIKLAGVTLGKSMLLYWRAARRQAIRHPTKIEKDSKGPTKATTTKLVYQIFDTFFSDQIEQNDKESGGAKRQRCGVCEVCQSPDCGKCTACKDMIKFGGSGKSKQACKQRRCPNLAVKEAEDDENMEEEDIPVEKTKKVSQAKRKKQTPCRITWIGDPVRTEGKKQYYRKVCVNDDVLQVGDCVSVLSEDPSIPQYLARITSLWEDSNGKMFHAHWFLRGIHTVLGESSDPLEVVIVDECEDMLLNYVQGLVKITYKAPSDNWFMEGGMDVDIKVIEDDGMSFFYQFWYDTDFARFETPPKTNPSQDCKYTFCGSCARTKEREEQAKPHAFEPLESEDNDSKALYALACFKGQQFRVGNSVYLPPETYNFNVKPASPVKRSHRKEDVDEELYPEYYRKSSDYIKGSNLDAPEPFRIGRIKEIFCHRRSNGKPDTSEVKLRLYKFYRPENTHKGVKSSYHTDINQLYWSDEEVTVNMSEVLGRCQVEYGEDLNESVQEYSGGGPDRFYFLEAYNAKTKSFEDPPNHARSAVHKGKGKGKGKGKGKGKAAAATAAAQETQDSQNEPQPSKVPKYRTLDVFSGCGGLSEGFHQAGIAETLWAIEMWEPAAQAFRLNNPGTTVFTEDCNVLLKLVMSGEKTNSLGQKLPQKGDVEMLCGGPPCQGFSGMNRFNSRTYSKFKNSLVVSYLSYCDYYRPKFFLLENVRNFVSFKSSMVLKLTLRCLVRMGYQCTFGVLQAGQYGVAQTRRRAIILAAAPGEKLPRYPEPLHVFAPRACSLSVVVDEKKYVSNVTRGNGGIYRTITVRDTMSDLPEIRNGAAALEISYNGEPQSWFQRQIRGTQYQPILRDHICKDMSALVEGRMRHIPLAPGSDWRDLPNIEVRLKDGTMTKKLRYTHPDKKNGRSSTGALRGVCTCAGGTPCDPADRQFNTLIPWCLPHTGNRHNHWAGLYGRLEWDGFFSTTVTNPEPMGKQGRVLHPEQHRVVSVRECARSQGFPDTYRFFGNILDKHRQVGNAVPPPLARAIGMEIKHCVLERMKEEQAAENVKQEKMDFFHFIQFY from the exons ATGCCAGCCCTGTGTCTTCCAAAGGATGTCAGTAAAAG GCTGCGGGTGCTGGACCAGAGTGGATTGTCAGACGAG GATCATGTTTTAGAAGAGCTCAGGTTGGTGCAGGACTATCTACGTGTTGATACTCAGGATCAGCTGAAGAGCCTGAAGGAAAAGCTGACAAGTTCGGAAATCCCAAGA GAGGTCTACATCTCTAAAGTGAAGGCCGTCCTGGGAAAGGAGCTATGTTTTGACACTACCTTAATTTTTGATGATGTGAAGCAGACTGTAAAGACAAATGTATCCCCAAACGGGTCTcacaaaaatgaagacaatgGAGATGTTACCATGGATGTATCACCAGGTGCTTCCAAAGGGAAGGGTGGACGTAAGAGCAAGGCAAACTCTGACTCCAAAA AATCACCATCTAGTACCAGGGTTACAAGAAATGGTGGAAAACAGCCAACCATCACGTCAATGTTTTCTAAAGT tcAAAAGCGCAAGTCTGAGGACTCAAACGGAGAAGCCAGCAATCAACAAAGTGAACTTAAGAAagaagatgatgaggaggag TCACAGGATGAAAAGCGTCTCAAAGTGGATTCAGATGAAAA TACTTCTCCAGAAGAAGACAATAAGATTGAGGTTAAAACATCAGTTTCTGCTGCAAAG ACACCACCACCTAAATGTCCGGACTGCAGACAATACTTGGATGACTCGGATTTGAAATTCTTCCAGGGGGATCCTGATAATGCT CTGGATGAACCAGAAATGTTGACAGATGAGCGTCTTTCCCTTTTTGACTCAAATGAGGATGGATTTGAGAGCTACGAGGATTTGCCACAGCACAAGATCACAAACTTCag tgtgtatGACAAGCGTGGCCATCTTTGTCCATTTGACTCTGGGCTGATTGAGAAAAATGTAGAGCTCTACTTCAGCTGTGTTGTAAAACCTATCTATGATGATAATCCTTGCTTGGATG GCGGTGTTCCTGCCAAAAAGCTTGGACCCATTAACGCCTGGTGGATCACTGGATTTGATGGTGGCGAAAAAGCACTTATTGGTTTCACAACAG CTTTTGCTGATTATATTCTGATGCAGCCCAGTGAAGAGTACAGCCCCATTTTTGCCCTGATGCAGGAGAAGATTTACATGAGCAAGATAGTAgtagaattcctccagaagaatCCTGATGCAACTTATGAGGACCTTCTCAACAAAATTGAg ACAACTGTGCCTCCTGCAGGGCTCAACTTCAATTGCTTCACAGAAGACACACTGCTGCGCCATGCCCAGTTCGTGGTGGAGCAGGTGGAGAGCTACGATGAGGCCGGTGATTCTGATGAGCAGCCCATCATTGTTACTCCTTGCATGAGAGACCTCATCAAACTTGCAGGAGTCACTCTAGGGAAAAG CATGCTGCTGTACTG GAGAGCTGCTCGAAGACAAGCCATTCGTCACCCAACAAAGATAGAGAAGGACAGTAAGGGGCCAACTAAAGCAACCACTACCAAGCTCGTCTACCAGATCTTTGATACCTTCTTCTCTGACCAAATAGAGCAGAATGATAAAGAGAGTGGTGGAGCCAAGCGACAACGTTGTGGTGTCTGTGAG GTATGTCAATCTCCTGACTGTGGAAAGTGTACAGCATGTAAGGACATGATCAAATTTGGAGGAAGTGGCAAGAGCAAGCAGGCATGCAAACAGAGAAG ATGCCCAAATCTTGCTGTAAAGGAGGCTGAAGATGATGAGAACATGGAGGAAGAGGACATTCCAGTGGAGAAGACCAAAAAAGTTTCTCAAGCTAAGAGAAAGAAGCAGACCCCGTGCAGAATCACTTGGATAGGAGACCCTGTTCGG ACTGAGGGGAAGAAGCAGTACTACAGGAAAGTCTGTGTGAATGATGACGTGCTGCAGGTGGGAGACTGTGTCTCCGTTTTATCAGAGGACCCTTCCATTCCTCAGTATCTAGCCAG GATCACATCACTGTGGGAGGATTCTAATGGAAAGATGTTCCATGCCCACTGGTTTCTTCGTGGAATTCACACAGTGCTGGGAGAATCCTCTGATCCACTGGAGGTTGTTATTGTGGATGAGTGTGAAGACATGCTGCTCAACTATGTTCAAGGCTTAGTAAAAATCACATATAAAGCCCCATCTGACAACTGGTTTATGGAG GGTGGAATGGATGTTGACATAAAGGTTATTGAGGATGATGGGATGAGTTTCTTCTATCAGTTCTGGTATGACACTGATTTTGCGCGCTTTGAAACACCTCCCAAGACTAATCCATCACAGGACTGTAAATACAC GTTCTGCGGTAGCTGTGCTCGGACTAAAGAACGAGAGGAACAGGCAAAGCCTCATGCATTTGAACCCTTGGAGAGTGAAGACAATGATTCAAAGGCACTGTATGCTCTAGCTTGCTTTAAGGGGCAACAGTTCAGGGTGGGAAACAGTGTTTACCTTCCTCCTGAGACCTATAATTTCAA TGTAAAGCCAGCAAGTCCAGTGAAGCGCTCCCATAGGAAGGAGGATGTGGATGAGGAGCTGTATCCAGAGTATTACAGGAAGTCATCAGATTACATTAAAGGCTCAAACCTTGACGCTCCAGAACCCTTCCGTATTGGACGCATCAAGGAGATCTTCTGTCACAGGCGTAGTAATGGAAAACCTGACACATCGGAGGTCAAACTGCGACTCTACAAGTTCTACAG GCCTGAAAACACTCACAAAGGTGTCAAAAGCAGTTATCACACTGACATTAATCAGCTGTACTGGAGTGATGAAGAGGTGACCGTCAACATGTCTGAGGTACTAGGCCGCTGTCAGGTGGAATATGGAGAAGACCTGAATGAATCAGTCCAGGAGTATTCTGGTGGTGGACCTGACCGCTTCTATTTTCTGGAG GCCTATAATGCTAAAACAAAAAGCTTTGAAGACCCACCAAATCATGCCCGCTCAGCTGTTCATAAAGGCAAAGGAAAGGGTAAAGGGAAAG GTAAGGGCAAAGGAAAGGCAgcggcagcaacagcagcagcacaggAAACACAGGACAGTCAGAATGAGCCACAACCATCTAAAGTGCCCAAGTATCGCACTCTGGATGTTTTCTCTGGCTGCGGTGGACTTTCTGAAGGCTTCCACCAGGCTG GTATCGCTGAAACTTTGTGGGCTATAGAGATGTGGGAACCTGCAGCACAGGCCTTTAGGCTCAACAACCCGGGCACCACAGTGTTCACTGAGGATTGTAATGTTCTGCTAAAGTTGGTCATGTCTGGAGAGAAGACAAACTCTCTTGGGCAGAAGCTGCCTCAGAAAGGTGATGTGGAGATGCTCTGTGGAGGGCCCCCCTGCCAAGGGTTCAGTGGTATGAACCGTTTCAACTCTCGCACTTATTCAAAGTTCAAGAACTCCCTTGTGGTCTCCTATCTCAG TTACTGTGACTACTACAGACCCAAGTTTTTTCTACTTGAGAATGTGAGGAACTTTGTCTCCTTCAAGAGCTCAATGGTTCTAAAGTTGACTCTACGCTGTCTGGTGCGAATGGGCTACCAGTGTACCTTTGGAGTTCTTCAG GCTGGTCAGTACGGTGTTGCCCAGACTCGTAGAAGGGCAATCATTTTGGCGGCTGCTCCTGGAGAGAAGCTGCCCCGTTATCCTGAGCCTCTGCATGTGTTTGCTCCCAGAGCCTGTTCTCTGAGTGTGGTGGTGGATGAAAAGAAATACGTCAGCAATGTCACACG AGGTAATGGAGGAATCTACAGGACCATAACTGTTAGAGACACAATGTCAGACCTGCCAGAGATCCGCAATGGTGCAGCTGCACTGGAGATCTCCTACAATGGGGAGCCTCAGTCTTGGTTCCAGAGGCAGATCAGAGGCACACAATATCAGCCAATCCTCAGAGATCATATCTGCAAG GATATGAGTGCCTTAGTTGAAGGGCGGATGAGGCACATCCCACTGGCTCCTGGCTCAGACTGGAGGGATCTGCCCAACATTGAGGTTCGACTGAAGGATGGCACTATGACCAAGAAACTCCGTTACACACACCCTGATAAGAAGAATGGTCGCAGCAGCACCGGTGCTCTCCGAGGAGTTTGCACTTGTGCAGGAG GGACGCCATGTGACCCTGCAGACAGGCAGTTTAACACCCTAATCCCCTGGTGTCTGCCCCACACTGGGAATCGCCACAATCACTGGGCTGGACTTTACGGCAGATTGGAATGGGACGGCTTCTTCAGCACAACCGTAACAAATCCTGAACCCATGGGCAAGCAG GGACGTGTCCTGCATCCTGAGCAGCACAGAGTGGTCAGCGTGAGGGAGTGTGCACGTTCTCAGGGATTCCCAGACACCTACCGCTTCTTTGGAAACATCCTGGACAAACATAGACAG GTTGGAAATGCTGTGCCCCCTCCACTTGCCAGAGCCATAGGGATGGAGATTAAGCATTGTGTATTGGAGAGAATGAAGGAAGAACAGGCAGCAG AGAATGTCAAACAAGAAAAGATGGACTTTTTTCACTTCATTCAGTTCTATTAA